A window of Gudongella oleilytica genomic DNA:
GATTTGGTAATTACAACAAACCCGCTCTTCACGCCGACAAGGTCAAGAATTGCAAGATGTTCAGCCGTTTGTGGCATAATACCCTCATCTGCTGCTACTACCAACAATACAATATCTATTCCTATTACACCTGCTAACATATTCCTAATGAATTTCTCATGGCCGGGTACATCAATTATCCCCGCTCTTTGCCCTCCGGGAAGATCAAAGTAGGTAAATCCCAGCTCTATTGATATTCCTCTTTCCTGCTCCTCTTTAAGGCGATCAGTATTCCTGCCTGTCAAAGCCTTGATTAATGTCGTTTTACCATGGTCTATGTGACCAGCAGTGCCTATGATCAAGTGCTTCATTACCTACACTCCTTAAGCTTACTAGCTGCAAACAGGAGGGCTTTATTGATAATATCAAGCTCATCCTCCTGAATTGTCCTTGGGTCCAGCAAAACCTTTTCTTTGCTTATTCGTGATATGACAGGCACTTCATAGCCTCTTAAGCCTTTCTCAAGAATTACAGCACTGCCTGCCAAGGGTTCTAAAGCAACGCACTTTGTTGGTATCCTTTCCATTGGTAGAGAACCGCCACCTACCTCTGAAAAATCATCCTCCAAACTTATGGCTACTGGAAGATCACTTATGGATGATCTGAGTAAATCCATTAGGTCTTGAGCTTTCTCAGAGATTTCAGCATAACTCATTGTAAGCATTCTAAGTGTCGGTATCCTTTTAATTGCAGTTTCCTCATCCAGATAAAGCCTCATTGTAGCCTCGAGTGCAGATATTGTAAATTTGTCCACTCTTAGGGCGCGGGTAAGGGGATTTTTTTTCATTCTATCGATGTACTCCTTCCTTCCGACAATTACTCCTGCCTGAGGACCTCCCAATAGCTTGTCTCCGCTAAAGGTCACTACATCTACTCCCTTTCTTATACAGGATGATACTGTGGGCTCGTAAGAAAGTCCGAATTTTGAAAGATCTACAAGCACGCCGCTTCCCAAATCTTCGATCACAGGAATTCCATACTTCTCCTTTAACGGCAGCAGCTCCTCGCTGTCAACTGAAGAGGTAAAGCCCATTATTCTGTAATTTGATGTATGGACTTTCAGAATAGCAGCCGTGTTTTCAGTTATGGCAGCCTCGTAGTCCCATAAATGCGTTTTATTGGTTGTTCCAACCTCAATTAGCTTAGCCCCGCTTTGCTCCATTACCGCAGGGATCCTGAAGGCTCCTCCAATCTCTATCAGCTCGCCACGGGAAACTATAACTTCCTTTCCTTTTGCCATAGTTGAGAGAACAAGCATGACTGCAGCCGCATTGTTGTTGACGACTAGGGCAGCTTCCCCACCAACGATTTTAGCGGCAATCTGTTCAAGATGATCATACCTTGAACCTCTGGTGCCTTTGTCTAGGTCATATTCCAGGTTGGAATATGATATTGCTGTCCTTAAAACCTGCTCCATTATTTGTCTATCGATAAGTGATCTGCCAAGGTTTGTATGGATTACCACACCTGTGGCATTAACAACTGTTCTTAAGCTGTAGTGCAGTTTCATTTCAATTCTTGAGGAAATTGATGATTCAAGTTTTTCAAGCTGTTCCTCAATCCAGGACCTGTTTTCACCATTTTTTATACCTTCTCTCAGCTCATCAGCTTCCTCTCTGACGGCTTCAAGAACAACAGCCCGCGGAGAAGAGTTCAGGTACTCTTTAACTATTTCATATTCAAGTATCTCGTCGACCTTGGGAATCAATGTATATAAATTGGTTTCCAATTCTCAGTCACCCCTTCTCTATTCTACTTTAAGATGTGTTCCGGTAAAATTTTCTACTCTTCCGATTATCCCATGAGGAATTTCTGAATCCTTCAAATTATCCATAATGATCCCAGCGGTTTTTGGCGAAGCTGAAATAAGCAATCCTCCTGAGGTCTGGGGGTCAAACAGGATATCCTCAAGATACCTGGGAACACTTGCAGCCACCTCGACCTTGTTGCCTATGTGGCTTCTGTTGTTGTATGCTCCGGCAGGAATCAACCCCATCTCTGCATAATCTCTGGCTTCTTCAATATAAGGCACCTTCTTCGATTCAATAATTATTGTCGTGTTGCTTCCCTCAGCCATTTCGAGGCAATGACCCAACAGCCCAAAACCTGTTATATCGGTTACGCTGTTTACTTCGCTGAGGCCTTTGAAGGCTTCCATCCCTTCCCTATTGAGAGTTGTCATTACTTTGACGGCTTTATCATAGGATTCTTCGCTTGCTAACTCACCCTTTATTGCCGTGTTTATTATACCAAGCCCCAGGGGTTTGGTAAGCACGAGTACATCACCTGGCCTGGATGAACTGTTTTTTTTGATGCTTTCAGGATGTACAAAGCCTGTAACTGATAGTCCATATTTTGGTTCATCATCTGAAACAGAATGTCCCCCAACAAGTATAGCCCCTGACTCTGTTACCTTATCATATCCGCCCCGCAGTATCTCAGAAA
This region includes:
- the selA gene encoding L-seryl-tRNA(Sec) selenium transferase, with translation METNLYTLIPKVDEILEYEIVKEYLNSSPRAVVLEAVREEADELREGIKNGENRSWIEEQLEKLESSISSRIEMKLHYSLRTVVNATGVVIHTNLGRSLIDRQIMEQVLRTAISYSNLEYDLDKGTRGSRYDHLEQIAAKIVGGEAALVVNNNAAAVMLVLSTMAKGKEVIVSRGELIEIGGAFRIPAVMEQSGAKLIEVGTTNKTHLWDYEAAITENTAAILKVHTSNYRIMGFTSSVDSEELLPLKEKYGIPVIEDLGSGVLVDLSKFGLSYEPTVSSCIRKGVDVVTFSGDKLLGGPQAGVIVGRKEYIDRMKKNPLTRALRVDKFTISALEATMRLYLDEETAIKRIPTLRMLTMSYAEISEKAQDLMDLLRSSISDLPVAISLEDDFSEVGGGSLPMERIPTKCVALEPLAGSAVILEKGLRGYEVPVISRISKEKVLLDPRTIQEDELDIINKALLFAASKLKECR
- the selD gene encoding selenide, water dikinase SelD, with translation MEEIRLTQLTKSSGUAAKIGPDILAQVLCNLPKTNDENLLVGIDTSDDAAVYRINDDLAMIQTLDFFTPVVDDPYTFGLIAAANSLSDVYAMGGEPRLALNIVCFPECLEPSVLSEILRGGYDKVTESGAILVGGHSVSDDEPKYGLSVTGFVHPESIKKNSSSRPGDVLVLTKPLGLGIINTAIKGELASEESYDKAVKVMTTLNREGMEAFKGLSEVNSVTDITGFGLLGHCLEMAEGSNTTIIIESKKVPYIEEARDYAEMGLIPAGAYNNRSHIGNKVEVAASVPRYLEDILFDPQTSGGLLISASPKTAGIIMDNLKDSEIPHGIIGRVENFTGTHLKVE